In Methanolobus chelungpuianus, a genomic segment contains:
- a CDS encoding ABC transporter ATP-binding protein, with protein MENNLSISSGSGPIQANDSEPLLNLRNVWKTYQMGEVTFDALKDVNLTIDKGEFVVILGPSGSGKSTMMNLIGCLDLPSRGIVELNSRDISTLGESELAQIRGQMIGFIFQQFNLIPTLNTIENVMLPLEFQEADPAFARKRAEELLAVVGLSEKKNNLPSQLSGGQRQRVAIARSLAVNPKVILADEPTGNLDSKTGSYILEFLSDLHKREGTTIIIVTHDLKPVQYADRVVHIKDGMVEKVETIHREAM; from the coding sequence ATGGAGAATAATCTCAGTATATCGTCAGGTTCCGGGCCTATTCAGGCAAACGACAGTGAACCCTTGCTGAACCTGCGCAATGTCTGGAAAACGTACCAGATGGGTGAGGTCACCTTTGATGCCCTCAAGGACGTGAATCTCACTATAGACAAAGGTGAGTTCGTTGTCATTCTCGGGCCAAGCGGCAGCGGAAAAAGTACGATGATGAACCTTATAGGCTGTCTCGATCTTCCCAGCAGGGGTATAGTGGAGCTGAACAGCAGGGATATCTCCACATTGGGGGAATCCGAACTTGCACAGATAAGGGGACAGATGATAGGTTTCATTTTCCAGCAGTTCAACCTCATTCCCACACTCAACACGATAGAGAATGTAATGCTCCCGCTTGAGTTCCAGGAGGCAGATCCCGCATTTGCCAGAAAGAGGGCGGAGGAGCTGCTGGCAGTTGTAGGACTTTCCGAGAAGAAGAATAACCTTCCTTCACAGCTGTCAGGCGGACAGAGGCAGAGGGTCGCAATAGCAAGATCGCTTGCAGTAAATCCCAAAGTGATTCTTGCGGATGAGCCGACAGGCAACCTTGACAGTAAGACCGGCAGTTATATCCTCGAATTCCTGAGCGACCTGCATAAGAGGGAAGGAACTACGATCATAATCGTCACCCATGACCTGAAGCCTGTGCAATACGCTGACAGGGTGGTTCATATCAAAGACGGCATGGTCGAAAAAGTAGAGACTATCCACAGAGAAGCAATGTGA
- a CDS encoding ABC transporter permease, whose protein sequence is MRRRTYLKLATNILLHSRIRSWLTIIGIVIGVGAVVTIMSISDSMSADMESRLADMDLTTITVTPGNTRAFSAMGPGGGGGGGLSSSSEDAELTDKDLRAIKLVDNIDSMYGKISGRESVYYMGESAELSITGVDSQVWQYTVTYDLESGRLLEPADNYVAVIGYRIANEMYDTQIGLNRVITINGKSVRVVGILASGEDDNAVIMPIDAAVELIEDAEPDVYDSIVIKVNDVENVETVVTDVEEKLMISRHVMNEKDRDFSVSDSLSMAESASEMMSSMSLFLGAIAGVSLVVGSVGIANTMFTSVMEKTREIGTMKAIGARNRDIMMIFLVNSALVGFVGGVLGIVLSLGLTSMLPSLGLTMMRSSMGSTLSPELMLLGIFIAVLIGIISGVVPAYNASKMRPVDALRYE, encoded by the coding sequence ATGAGACGAAGGACATATCTTAAGCTTGCAACCAACATCCTGCTGCACAGCAGGATCAGGAGCTGGCTCACTATAATCGGTATCGTCATTGGTGTGGGTGCAGTGGTCACCATCATGTCCATCAGCGACAGCATGTCGGCAGATATGGAAAGCCGCCTTGCTGACATGGATCTTACCACAATCACCGTTACTCCGGGCAATACCAGGGCATTCTCGGCCATGGGACCGGGAGGTGGTGGAGGCGGTGGTCTCTCGTCTTCCTCGGAGGACGCGGAACTTACAGACAAGGATCTCCGGGCTATCAAACTGGTGGATAACATCGACTCTATGTACGGCAAGATCTCCGGAAGGGAATCCGTGTACTACATGGGTGAATCCGCAGAACTTTCCATAACAGGTGTCGATTCCCAGGTATGGCAGTACACGGTCACCTATGATCTTGAATCGGGAAGGCTGCTGGAGCCTGCGGACAATTACGTTGCTGTCATCGGCTACAGGATAGCCAATGAGATGTACGATACCCAGATAGGTCTCAACAGGGTCATAACCATCAACGGAAAATCCGTGAGGGTCGTAGGGATACTTGCATCCGGTGAGGACGACAATGCAGTGATAATGCCTATAGATGCTGCAGTCGAGCTGATAGAAGATGCAGAGCCTGATGTTTATGATTCCATTGTCATCAAGGTCAATGACGTAGAAAATGTCGAGACAGTGGTCACAGATGTAGAGGAGAAACTCATGATATCAAGGCATGTCATGAATGAGAAAGACAGGGACTTCAGTGTAAGCGATTCGTTGTCAATGGCTGAGTCTGCCAGTGAGATGATGTCGTCAATGAGCCTTTTCCTGGGGGCCATAGCAGGGGTCTCCCTTGTAGTGGGATCAGTAGGTATTGCAAACACGATGTTTACCTCGGTAATGGAGAAGACGCGGGAAATAGGCACCATGAAAGCCATCGGGGCCAGGAACAGGGACATAATGATGATATTCCTTGTCAACTCGGCACTTGTAGGATTTGTCGGAGGGGTGCTCGGTATCGTACTGAGCCTCGGGCTGACGTCAATGCTGCCGTCGCTGGGACTGACAATGATGAGATCATCCATGGGTTCAACTCTCTCGCCTGAGCTGATGCTGCTGGGTATTTTCATCGCTGTCCTCATAGGCATAATCTCAGGCGTGGTGCCTGCCTACAATGCCTCGAAGATGAGGCCGGTGGATGCGTTGAGGTATGAATGA
- a CDS encoding GNAT family N-acetyltransferase has translation MIPDLVIRETTEEDYCRVLRFIELVDGDFCPPLSQRGDGGIPARVKESLSKANSNYVVAQLTQPDPADFLEGLVAMVGFTRKWQYQDDAYINFLGTHPSYRKQGIAELLHVRLEDMLFERGVNRLYLCTWSGNKAAIRFYQRMGYGVYSVILNDRGRGINTLNYRKRLGAKQ, from the coding sequence ATGATACCGGATCTTGTCATCAGGGAAACAACTGAAGAGGATTATTGCAGGGTCCTGCGTTTCATCGAGCTTGTTGACGGGGACTTCTGTCCCCCTCTGAGCCAGAGGGGAGACGGAGGTATTCCTGCGAGGGTCAAGGAATCCCTTTCAAAGGCCAATTCCAATTATGTGGTTGCACAGCTCACACAGCCGGACCCGGCAGACTTCCTGGAGGGCCTTGTTGCAATGGTCGGGTTCACCCGGAAGTGGCAGTACCAGGATGATGCCTATATAAACTTCCTTGGCACGCATCCTTCTTATCGTAAACAGGGAATAGCGGAGCTGCTGCATGTAAGACTTGAGGATATGCTGTTTGAGAGAGGAGTTAACAGGCTCTATCTTTGCACATGGTCCGGTAACAAGGCAGCTATCCGATTCTACCAAAGAATGGGTTATGGCGTCTATTCCGTCATCCTCAATGACAGGGGCAGAGGCATCAATACCCTCAACTACAGGAAAAGGCTAGGTGCAAAACAATAA
- a CDS encoding transglutaminase domain-containing protein, with protein sequence MGKVVLSFLMAMILLCSVYTIAQEQATASQLIADEFSSASFQGSHRAAPGSNMQSMHQSRNSRIPAPGNFPDSDEKNGIIRQPAVVVQDSMLYREELADFLKWNAPRMNGISYFQEYVTPYDDVITSYLEEEGLEDKYSIYQAAVSWIWVSDMTLTGKQETWLYPSQFLYETPSSRTNPVPGAIVSDCEDQANALASLLIASGEYDESTVRVAVGEVSLSGMSGGHAWVEVYENDDWFPLDPTIGPYYDDEAGCVAGTDESNSDFYYFRDRQYSVKSLWYYYNNEYFIDMVAGKGNAPDSWKAQPSSYF encoded by the coding sequence ATGGGAAAAGTAGTATTGTCTTTCCTGATGGCAATGATCTTACTATGTTCGGTCTACACGATCGCGCAAGAACAAGCCACAGCAAGCCAATTGATTGCAGATGAATTCTCCTCTGCATCATTTCAGGGCAGCCACAGGGCCGCACCTGGTTCAAATATGCAAAGCATGCATCAGTCCCGCAATAGCAGGATACCGGCTCCGGGTAACTTTCCAGATTCAGATGAAAAGAACGGCATTATCCGACAGCCTGCAGTGGTTGTGCAGGATAGCATGCTCTACAGGGAAGAACTTGCAGATTTCCTGAAGTGGAACGCTCCCCGGATGAATGGCATCTCATACTTCCAGGAGTATGTCACTCCGTATGATGATGTAATAACCTCCTATCTGGAAGAGGAAGGCCTGGAAGACAAATATAGTATCTATCAGGCTGCCGTTTCATGGATATGGGTGTCTGATATGACCCTTACGGGAAAGCAGGAGACATGGCTGTATCCGTCACAGTTCCTGTACGAAACTCCGTCCAGCAGAACCAATCCTGTTCCGGGTGCCATAGTAAGCGACTGCGAGGACCAGGCCAACGCACTGGCTTCACTGCTGATAGCATCAGGTGAATATGATGAGAGCACCGTCAGGGTTGCCGTAGGGGAAGTGAGTCTTTCCGGCATGAGCGGAGGTCATGCCTGGGTGGAGGTTTATGAGAATGACGACTGGTTCCCTCTGGATCCTACTATAGGGCCTTACTACGATGATGAAGCCGGTTGTGTTGCAGGTACTGATGAGTCTAATTCAGACTTCTATTACTTCAGGGACAGGCAGTATTCTGTCAAAAGCCTCTGGTACTACTACAACAACGAGTATTTCATCGATATGGTTGCCGGAAAAGGAAATGCTCCCGATAGCTGGAAGGCACAGCCTTCCAGTTATTTCTGA
- a CDS encoding PGF-pre-PGF domain-containing protein, translating to MLSTDSDIDTLSSTSADWGSYFRLMQNITLEGNHTPIGNGTIRFTGNFDGSGFVIKNLTIYHTTDHAGLFGYANDADIYDLGVETSLDGVVSTGDLVGGLVGYIAYSNVRNCYATGNVTGRYDVGGLVGYIESSTVSNSYIIGNVTGDSGVGGLVGSNYGGAVSSSYATVNVIGASSVGGLVGSNGVGTVSNCFATGNATGTYYVGGLVGRIENGAVSSSYATGNAIGDSYVGGLLGSNGDTVSVSNCFATGNVIGDSYVGGLVGLNISAVSNCYYSGTPASGAGIATSYGNFTSFTFVSGDTGLAWNAGGNIITTADNSVFVWKIDDGFSLPYFQNQNIPGTLPVNSSVSGAWVYVNGTNQTVQTNTILSLRPGYYNITIMKQYYETPATQTVNVTEGENTGIEFTLVPSLPVTGFMSNVSSGMAPLSVNFTDQSVGIVDSWFWNFDDGNTSTDQNPTHIYMDVGTYDVSLTATNIAGSNISTQLSYITVAIAPVANFTASATSGTAPFAVTFTDNSTNTPTLWAWNFGDGATSSVQNPSHTYTSAGTYTVSLNALNAGGYNISTQTVYITVAPGSSGSSGSSTRVSVSPGQPPESVTSTYTAVKHVLGGSSVEYDLSGTGSPVIGISFYAKDNEGLVVAKVQVLSDKPEGIPNPPGNSYQLMSIDVGSQGTISIHNADNILILFKVNRQWIEENNIDVSTIRMTRFHEGQWNNLPTYKEREEDDYIYFYSETPGFSIFEVVGDGIYIPPEDAPFHVKSPVSFKEETPVEDKDGFGFAYLILGIMVVIGVGYVVMKKQKSGGEQ from the coding sequence TTGCTTTCAACTGACAGCGATATTGATACATTGTCATCAACTTCCGCTGACTGGGGCAGTTACTTCAGACTTATGCAGAACATCACGCTTGAGGGAAATCACACTCCGATTGGTAATGGCACCATACGTTTCACCGGCAATTTTGACGGAAGCGGATTTGTAATAAAGAACCTGACTATTTATCATACCACTGACCATGCCGGGCTCTTTGGCTATGCAAACGATGCTGATATCTATGATCTTGGAGTAGAGACAAGCCTCGATGGTGTTGTTTCAACAGGAGACTTAGTCGGCGGTCTGGTTGGCTATATTGCATATAGCAATGTAAGGAACTGTTATGCCACCGGCAATGTCACCGGTCGTTACGATGTCGGTGGTTTGGTTGGTTATATTGAGAGTTCCACTGTGAGCAACAGTTATATCATTGGTAATGTCACCGGTGATTCCGGTGTCGGTGGTCTTGTCGGATCCAATTATGGTGGCGCTGTGAGCAGCAGTTATGCCACTGTTAATGTCATTGGTGCAAGCTCTGTCGGTGGTCTTGTCGGGTCTAATGGCGTCGGTACTGTGAGCAACTGTTTTGCCACCGGCAACGCCACTGGTACTTACTATGTCGGCGGTCTGGTTGGCCGTATTGAAAACGGTGCTGTGAGCAGCAGTTATGCCACTGGCAATGCCATCGGTGATTCCTATGTCGGTGGTCTTCTCGGGAGTAATGGTGACACTGTGAGTGTGAGCAACTGTTTTGCCACTGGCAATGTCATCGGTGATTCCTATGTCGGTGGTCTTGTCGGGCTTAATATCAGCGCTGTGAGCAACTGTTATTATTCCGGCACTCCGGCTTCTGGTGCTGGCATTGCTACTTCCTATGGCAACTTCACCAGTTTCACATTTGTTTCCGGAGATACGGGCCTTGCCTGGAATGCAGGCGGCAATATCATTACAACGGCTGATAATTCCGTTTTCGTCTGGAAAATAGATGATGGTTTCTCTCTTCCGTACTTCCAGAATCAAAACATTCCGGGTACCCTTCCTGTGAACTCATCGGTAAGTGGTGCATGGGTTTATGTAAATGGTACCAATCAGACGGTGCAGACCAACACAATCCTTAGCCTAAGGCCGGGATACTATAATATAACGATAATGAAGCAGTATTATGAGACACCTGCCACCCAGACGGTGAATGTAACTGAGGGTGAAAATACAGGAATTGAATTCACTCTGGTTCCTTCTCTGCCGGTTACAGGCTTTATGTCAAATGTAAGTTCCGGTATGGCCCCGCTATCAGTTAATTTCACAGACCAGTCTGTGGGTATTGTAGATTCATGGTTCTGGAACTTCGATGATGGCAACACATCAACCGACCAGAATCCGACCCATATCTACATGGATGTAGGCACTTATGATGTCAGCCTGACTGCAACAAACATTGCTGGCAGTAATATCAGCACTCAGCTCTCGTACATCACGGTTGCCATTGCCCCGGTTGCCAACTTCACGGCTTCCGCAACTTCAGGGACAGCACCGTTTGCGGTCACTTTCACTGATAATTCAACCAATACCCCCACTTTATGGGCATGGAACTTCGGTGATGGTGCGACCTCTTCGGTTCAGAACCCAAGCCACACCTATACAAGTGCAGGTACATACACTGTAAGCCTGAATGCGTTAAATGCAGGTGGCTATAACATAAGCACGCAGACCGTTTACATCACTGTTGCCCCGGGCAGTTCAGGCAGTTCCGGTTCAAGCACCCGTGTCTCTGTTAGCCCCGGCCAGCCTCCCGAGAGCGTCACTTCCACCTACACAGCAGTAAAACATGTACTGGGCGGCTCAAGTGTTGAGTATGATCTCTCCGGCACCGGCAGTCCGGTAATTGGTATCAGCTTTTATGCAAAGGACAATGAAGGTCTTGTGGTTGCAAAGGTACAGGTGCTCTCAGACAAGCCAGAAGGCATTCCCAACCCGCCAGGCAACTCATACCAGCTCATGAGCATCGATGTGGGAAGCCAGGGTACTATATCAATCCATAATGCAGACAACATCCTGATCCTTTTCAAGGTTAACAGGCAGTGGATAGAGGAGAACAACATCGACGTATCTACTATCCGCATGACCAGATTCCACGAAGGTCAGTGGAATAATCTGCCTACATATAAGGAGAGAGAAGAAGACGATTACATCTACTTCTATTCTGAAACACCAGGATTCTCTATTTTTGAAGTTGTAGGGGACGGCATCTATATACCACCTGAGGATGCTCCTTTTCATGTGAAGTCTCCTGTATCTTTTAAAGAGGAGACACCTGTTGAGGATAAAGACGGTTTCGGATTTGCCTACCTGATACTCGGTATCATGGTCGTGATAGGTGTTGGGTATGTGGTAATGAAGAAACAGAAAAGTGGTGGGGAGCAATAA
- a CDS encoding glutamine synthetase family protein — MKINNKEDVIKAIETHNVKFIRLQFTDIQGTVKDVEIPVTQIEKALTAGISFDGSSIEGMVRIQESDMVLRPDIRTFAILPWGRNKGVVARMICDVHLPDGRPFEADPRYVLRKVMKEAEEMGFQLNVGPELEFFLFAKENGKATTIPNDYGRYFEFAPTDLAEDIRREIVLTLTDLDFDIEASHHECAFGQHEIDFKYGDALTTADNVVTFKYVTRTIAKIHGIHATFMPKPIFNDSGSGMHVNLSLSKDGKNAFYDPDKDMQISDIARYFIAGVMEHIKAICCIANPLVNSYKRIVPGYEAPVYITWSGANRSSLIRIPTPRGNSTRTELRSPDPSCNPYLTFASILAAGLEGIRQQKMPAKSVDYNIFELTKEELKERGIETLPGTLNESADHLEKDTFLREKLGAHVHDNILRLARAEWDAYRVQVHDWEIERYLNTV; from the coding sequence ATGAAGATCAACAACAAGGAAGACGTTATTAAGGCCATTGAAACGCATAATGTAAAGTTCATAAGGCTGCAGTTCACGGATATCCAAGGAACGGTAAAGGATGTGGAAATCCCCGTAACACAGATAGAGAAGGCATTGACCGCGGGAATTTCCTTTGACGGATCCTCCATTGAGGGAATGGTAAGGATACAGGAATCAGATATGGTGCTCAGGCCCGATATCAGAACTTTCGCGATCCTTCCATGGGGAAGAAATAAAGGCGTCGTTGCCAGGATGATCTGTGATGTGCACCTCCCGGACGGCAGGCCCTTCGAAGCAGACCCGCGCTATGTCCTCAGGAAGGTCATGAAGGAAGCGGAAGAGATGGGATTCCAGCTTAACGTTGGTCCTGAGCTTGAATTCTTCCTGTTCGCCAAGGAGAACGGAAAGGCCACCACAATACCTAATGACTACGGCCGCTACTTTGAGTTTGCACCCACCGACCTTGCCGAGGACATCAGAAGGGAGATCGTGCTCACTCTCACAGACCTTGATTTTGATATTGAGGCCTCTCACCACGAATGTGCTTTCGGGCAGCATGAGATCGACTTCAAGTACGGCGATGCACTCACGACAGCCGACAATGTCGTGACTTTCAAATATGTTACCAGGACCATTGCAAAGATCCATGGCATACATGCCACATTCATGCCAAAGCCCATCTTTAACGACAGCGGCTCCGGAATGCATGTCAACCTGTCGCTCTCAAAGGATGGAAAGAACGCTTTCTATGATCCTGACAAGGACATGCAGATAAGTGATATTGCAAGGTATTTCATTGCAGGTGTGATGGAACACATAAAAGCGATCTGCTGTATTGCTAATCCGCTTGTGAACTCTTACAAGAGGATAGTTCCCGGCTACGAGGCGCCCGTATATATCACATGGTCAGGTGCGAATCGCAGCTCCCTCATCCGCATACCCACACCGCGCGGCAACAGCACAAGGACAGAGCTCAGGAGCCCGGACCCTTCCTGCAACCCCTACCTTACTTTTGCATCAATACTGGCTGCAGGGCTTGAAGGTATCAGGCAGCAGAAAATGCCTGCAAAGAGCGTGGATTACAACATCTTCGAACTGACAAAGGAAGAACTCAAGGAAAGGGGTATCGAAACCCTGCCGGGCACACTTAACGAGAGCGCGGACCACCTTGAGAAGGATACATTCCTCAGGGAGAAGCTCGGAGCGCATGTGCACGACAACATCCTCAGGCTTGCAAGGGCCGAGTGGGATGCATACCGCGTGCAGGTGCATGATTGGGAGATCGAGCGATACCTCAATACCGTCTAA
- a CDS encoding Coenzyme F420 hydrogenase/dehydrogenase, beta subunit C-terminal domain — MAGNNYLDLKAEVWETGKCASCGACVAVCPADAIYFKTGKESAHPLNSGYCKDVNDGVPCGACYKVCPRLHRTTPELIGSYIDIVSAKAEFGIPRKQSGGAVTAILASALEQGMIDAVVTVVEDPWTLRPSSAVITSDEALIHHAGSRYNWWVPLVASLKEAIINRKFTNVAVVGVPCVVEAIHQMRESDLDLLRPFRKYIRLVVGLFCTETFDYEKLVQDKLIAQKNLDPLDITRFDVKGKLEITLKDGSLTVLSLNEVDDCVRPGCKICTDLTALHSDISAGSIGSPQGYTTLIIRNPTGRQFVTSAIGNGKLSLEKGVNMESIKRLSAKKMERMPEEC; from the coding sequence ATGGCAGGTAATAATTATCTTGATCTCAAGGCGGAGGTATGGGAGACGGGCAAGTGCGCCTCATGCGGGGCCTGCGTTGCCGTATGCCCTGCCGATGCCATCTACTTCAAAACAGGCAAAGAATCGGCACATCCGCTCAACAGTGGCTACTGCAAGGATGTGAACGATGGCGTGCCTTGTGGTGCATGCTACAAGGTATGCCCCCGGCTGCACAGGACCACCCCTGAACTGATAGGCAGCTATATTGACATAGTTTCTGCAAAGGCAGAGTTCGGCATACCAAGGAAACAAAGTGGCGGCGCGGTAACAGCGATACTTGCCAGCGCGCTGGAGCAGGGTATGATAGACGCAGTGGTAACGGTCGTGGAAGACCCGTGGACCCTGCGGCCGTCGTCAGCCGTGATAACATCCGACGAGGCTCTCATACACCATGCCGGAAGCCGCTATAACTGGTGGGTGCCGCTGGTCGCGTCCCTGAAAGAGGCCATCATCAACCGTAAGTTCACCAACGTTGCGGTCGTCGGGGTCCCGTGCGTGGTGGAGGCGATCCACCAGATGCGTGAGAGCGACCTTGACCTGCTGAGGCCTTTCAGGAAATACATCCGCCTTGTCGTGGGCCTATTCTGTACAGAGACCTTCGACTATGAAAAACTCGTGCAGGACAAGCTCATTGCACAAAAGAATCTCGATCCTCTGGATATCACCCGTTTCGATGTGAAAGGCAAGCTGGAAATAACACTGAAGGACGGCTCGCTTACGGTCCTTTCCCTCAATGAAGTGGACGACTGTGTGCGCCCGGGCTGTAAGATATGTACGGACCTGACCGCCCTCCATTCAGATATTTCCGCAGGCTCCATCGGAAGTCCTCAGGGCTATACAACCCTGATAATCCGAAACCCCACAGGCAGGCAGTTCGTCACCAGTGCGATAGGGAACGGCAAGCTGTCTCTTGAAAAGGGCGTGAACATGGAATCCATCAAAAGGCTTTCCGCAAAGAAAATGGAGAGGATGCCAGAGGAATGTTGA
- a CDS encoding helix-turn-helix transcriptional regulator: MKFIFYISCVAVLLSLSGICMASGIATVHGVAYEWSTFEPLDNAVIEVNTTPVQSLVAKSGVYSFDLSNGTYLVKATYYQNGTLTHYGEEVITVSGEGNYVVDLLLLPSYTASQLDSTESSPERTGLNVSGSSAGDNSAILIGVSLTLVLVLLILFYQVRYKREASSAVSPRRTEHSADDPVVPVSPALEPAISGSSSFSPEPSGEKFPGPTREVPSGITFTEPEESPGLHKYHEHPTEEDVADDNYPETGVISGTTVQEAEKHTERVSGPVPADLQEILDILVSQGGRMTQKDMRKRLRYSEGKVSLMLLDLEKRGKIQKFKKGRGNIIFLVGEEK, from the coding sequence ATGAAATTTATATTTTACATAAGTTGCGTCGCTGTATTGCTTTCCCTGTCAGGCATCTGCATGGCCTCGGGGATAGCGACAGTGCACGGCGTTGCTTATGAATGGAGTACCTTTGAACCACTTGACAATGCGGTAATAGAGGTGAACACAACCCCCGTACAGTCTCTAGTGGCAAAATCAGGAGTATACTCCTTTGACCTCTCCAACGGTACGTATCTGGTAAAGGCCACCTATTACCAGAACGGCACTCTGACCCATTACGGGGAGGAGGTCATCACAGTTTCCGGAGAAGGTAACTATGTTGTGGACCTGCTTCTTCTCCCGTCCTATACTGCCAGCCAGCTCGATTCTACTGAAAGCAGCCCTGAGAGAACGGGCCTGAACGTAAGCGGCTCATCTGCAGGGGATAACAGCGCAATACTGATAGGCGTCTCACTGACCCTTGTTTTAGTCCTGCTCATCCTATTTTACCAGGTACGCTATAAGAGAGAGGCATCTTCAGCCGTCTCCCCACGGAGAACAGAACATTCCGCTGATGATCCCGTTGTACCTGTATCGCCTGCACTTGAGCCTGCCATATCCGGAAGTTCTTCTTTCTCCCCTGAGCCTTCCGGTGAAAAGTTCCCGGGGCCTACTCGTGAAGTGCCTTCAGGGATTACTTTCACTGAGCCCGAAGAGAGTCCCGGGCTACATAAATATCATGAGCACCCCACGGAAGAGGATGTTGCGGATGACAATTATCCTGAAACCGGTGTCATCTCAGGGACAACGGTCCAGGAGGCAGAGAAGCATACGGAAAGAGTTTCAGGACCAGTGCCAGCAGATCTGCAGGAGATACTGGATATCCTTGTGTCCCAGGGAGGCAGGATGACCCAGAAAGACATGCGTAAACGCCTCAGGTACTCCGAAGGCAAGGTAAGCCTGATGCTTCTTGATCTGGAAAAAAGAGGAAAGATCCAGAAATTCAAAAAGGGCAGAGGGAACATCATTTTCCTGGTTGGGGAGGAAAAATGA
- a CDS encoding COG1361 S-layer family protein has translation MSQSPSPARPGEVVELTLTVQNVGNKDLSNVVITVDPEYPFSQASGESLSKTISYMKARQSEDDATTVKFKLKVDADAAKKTYDLNIYVKDSSSDASVKTTVAVDVQGKEYAQIVTISKSSIDLATVEPLEFIITNTGTSPLKNMAVSWEDSTGTILPVYSDNTKYITYLGVGESVTVAYSVMANVNADPGLYQLDITLNFQDYDSNESTIKTKAGLFVGGGTDFDVTYSESSAGEVSLSLANVGNNQAYSVKVSIPEQENFRATGSTSTIVGNLEKGDYTITSFSVTSASMMSSGSSGERPGQAQASSSNTTQSQSSGSRNNLLVLIEYTDSTGQRLSVEKSVPIELSSTGTTAAGMGPGGRSQQSSTGTYLKYGLAAIVLAGMFLYYRKRKAGQSNEDIRGEISNRMRGLKRKMSKEGQ, from the coding sequence ATGAGCCAGAGCCCGAGTCCTGCAAGACCGGGTGAGGTTGTTGAACTTACACTGACCGTGCAGAACGTGGGAAATAAGGACCTTTCCAACGTGGTCATTACGGTAGATCCTGAATATCCTTTCTCTCAGGCTTCAGGAGAGTCGCTTTCAAAGACCATCTCCTACATGAAGGCCCGCCAGAGCGAGGATGACGCCACCACGGTCAAGTTCAAGCTCAAGGTAGATGCCGATGCTGCAAAGAAGACCTATGACCTCAATATCTATGTCAAGGACAGCAGTAGTGATGCATCTGTGAAAACTACGGTGGCTGTGGATGTACAGGGCAAGGAATATGCACAGATCGTCACGATCAGCAAATCCAGCATTGACCTTGCCACTGTGGAACCCCTGGAGTTCATCATAACCAATACCGGTACCTCTCCTCTCAAGAACATGGCAGTGTCCTGGGAAGACTCAACAGGCACCATCCTCCCGGTTTACTCTGACAATACAAAATACATAACTTATCTTGGTGTAGGCGAGTCAGTGACAGTTGCTTATTCTGTCATGGCTAACGTGAACGCTGACCCTGGACTGTACCAGCTTGATATCACGCTCAACTTCCAGGATTATGACTCCAATGAGAGCACCATCAAGACAAAGGCCGGTCTCTTTGTGGGAGGCGGTACGGACTTCGACGTGACTTATTCCGAGAGCAGTGCAGGAGAGGTCTCATTGTCACTGGCGAACGTGGGCAACAACCAGGCATATTCTGTCAAGGTCTCAATACCTGAACAGGAGAACTTCAGGGCAACGGGCAGCACTTCCACCATCGTTGGGAACCTTGAGAAAGGGGACTACACTATCACATCCTTCTCTGTAACTTCTGCCAGTATGATGTCGTCAGGCTCATCCGGTGAAAGGCCGGGACAGGCACAGGCAAGTTCCTCCAACACTACCCAATCCCAATCTTCCGGTTCAAGGAATAACCTGCTTGTCCTGATAGAGTACACTGATTCCACGGGACAGAGATTGTCTGTGGAAAAAAGTGTTCCCATTGAGTTATCCTCCACAGGGACAACAGCTGCAGGCATGGGTCCTGGCGGAAGGTCCCAGCAGTCATCGACCGGTACTTACCTGAAGTACGGCCTGGCAGCGATAGTTCTTGCAGGGATGTTTCTCTATTACAGGAAGAGGAAAGCAGGTCAGTCCAATGAGGATATTCGTGGTGAAATATCAAACCGCATGAGGGGACTGAAGAGGAAGATGTCGAAGGAAGGGCAATGA